The following coding sequences are from one Pseudonocardia sp. EC080619-01 window:
- a CDS encoding xanthine dehydrogenase family protein subunit M, translating into MRPFELTAPGTVDDALDSPGAFLAGGTTLVDLMKLDVLTPERVVDINALPLRGIDTTDGLRIGALERMSDVAAHPGTPPVIARALLLSASQQLRNMASIGGNLMQRTRCGYFRDVAVPCNRRDPGSGCPAIGGANRMHAVLGTSDACVATHASDLAVALVALDARLRLAGPDGDRTVALTDFYRTPGDTPSVENDLRTGELIGEVLVPRHDHLTRSTYVKVRDRQSYEFALCSAAVALDVRDGRVDDVRVAVGGVATVPWRLPAVEDALRGAPATQASFEEAAAVASDGARPLSGNAFKLPLVRRTVVRALLEAMQEDPA; encoded by the coding sequence ATGCGACCGTTTGAGCTGACCGCACCCGGCACCGTCGACGACGCCCTCGACTCCCCCGGCGCGTTCCTCGCCGGCGGGACGACGCTCGTCGACCTGATGAAGCTGGACGTCCTCACCCCGGAGCGGGTCGTGGACATCAACGCGCTGCCGCTGCGCGGCATCGACACCACCGACGGTCTCCGGATCGGCGCACTGGAGCGGATGAGCGACGTCGCGGCGCACCCCGGGACTCCCCCGGTGATCGCACGGGCCCTGCTGCTGAGCGCCTCCCAGCAGCTCCGCAACATGGCCTCGATCGGCGGCAACCTGATGCAGCGCACCCGCTGCGGGTACTTCCGCGACGTCGCCGTGCCCTGCAACCGCCGCGATCCCGGCAGCGGCTGCCCGGCGATCGGCGGGGCGAACCGGATGCACGCGGTCCTGGGCACCAGCGACGCGTGCGTGGCGACCCACGCGAGCGACCTCGCGGTCGCCCTCGTCGCCCTCGACGCCCGGCTCCGGCTGGCCGGGCCCGACGGTGACCGCACCGTCGCGCTGACCGACTTCTACCGCACGCCCGGGGACACCCCTTCGGTCGAGAACGACCTGCGCACCGGCGAACTGATCGGCGAGGTGCTCGTCCCCCGGCACGACCACCTCACCCGGTCCACCTACGTGAAGGTGCGCGACCGGCAGTCCTACGAGTTCGCACTCTGCTCCGCGGCGGTCGCCCTCGACGTCCGCGACGGCCGGGTCGACGACGTACGGGTCGCGGTCGGTGGCGTCGCCACCGTCCCCTGGCGGCTGCCCGCGGTGGAGGACGCGCTGCGCGGCGCCCCCGCGACGCAGGCGTCCTTCGAGGAGGCGGCCGCGGTGGCGTCGGACGGCGCCCGCCCGCTGTCCGGGAACGCGTTCAAACTCCCCCTGGTGCGCCGGACCGTGGTCCGCGCACTGCTCGAGGCGATGCAGGAGGACCCCGCATGA
- a CDS encoding (2Fe-2S)-binding protein, producing MDISLDINGMSERLDVEPGVTLLDALRERLDVTGPKKGCDRGQCGACTVHVGGRPVLSCLTLAATVREPVTTVEGLAAGDELHPVQQAFADQDALQCGFCTSGQVMSAVAAVEQDVADVREFMSGNLCRCAAYPNIVAAVEQARRADATV from the coding sequence GTGGACATCTCCCTCGACATCAATGGTATGAGCGAACGACTGGACGTCGAGCCGGGCGTGACCCTGCTCGACGCGTTGCGCGAGCGGCTCGACGTGACCGGCCCGAAGAAGGGCTGCGACCGGGGCCAGTGCGGTGCCTGCACCGTGCACGTCGGCGGCAGGCCGGTGCTCTCCTGCCTCACCCTGGCCGCGACGGTCCGGGAACCGGTGACCACCGTGGAGGGCCTCGCCGCCGGGGACGAGCTGCACCCGGTGCAGCAGGCCTTCGCCGACCAGGACGCCCTCCAGTGCGGCTTCTGCACCTCGGGGCAGGTCATGTCGGCCGTCGCCGCGGTCGAGCAGGACGTCGCCGACGTCCGGGAGTTCATGTCCGGCAACCTCTGCCGGTGCGCGGCCTACCCGAACATCGTCGCGGCGGTCGAGCAGGCGAGGCGGGCCGATGCGACCGTTTGA
- a CDS encoding TetR/AcrR family transcriptional regulator, with amino-acid sequence MTSGSVSHRRADTRRNHDRILAVAAESITCGETSFNAIAKKAGVGVGTVYRHFPTRDALVLAVYRREVRHLVEVVPGLLESLSPEQAFRTWATDHLARYMMTKRGLAGALQAAGPSGEGVAADAYAAMVEAASTLVRANVRAGAVRADLDPETVLRGLGGLLYLDPDGEWQRHAAELTDLLWRGMAAGAG; translated from the coding sequence ATGACGAGCGGATCGGTCAGTCACCGCCGTGCGGACACGCGTCGCAACCACGACCGGATCCTCGCCGTCGCCGCCGAGTCGATCACCTGCGGCGAGACCTCGTTCAACGCCATCGCGAAGAAGGCGGGCGTCGGTGTCGGCACCGTCTACCGGCACTTCCCCACGCGGGACGCGCTGGTCCTCGCGGTGTACCGGCGCGAGGTCCGGCACCTCGTCGAGGTGGTCCCCGGCCTGCTCGAGTCGCTCAGCCCGGAGCAGGCGTTCCGCACCTGGGCGACCGACCACCTGGCCCGCTACATGATGACCAAGCGTGGCCTTGCCGGTGCGCTGCAGGCCGCGGGCCCGTCCGGCGAGGGCGTGGCCGCCGACGCGTACGCCGCGATGGTGGAGGCGGCGTCGACGCTGGTCCGGGCGAACGTCCGGGCCGGGGCCGTGCGTGCCGACCTGGACCCCGAGACGGTGCTGCGCGGCCTCGGGGGCCTGCTCTACCTCGATCCGGACGGCGAGTGGCAGCGTCACGCCGCGGAGCTCACCGACCTGCTGTGGCGGGGGATGGCGGCCGGCGCGGGCTGA
- a CDS encoding Rrf2 family transcriptional regulator: protein MLDIRFSSALQAMLYLAIAAERDEPTTSSAQLAEALGTNPSLVRKLLVPLGAGGLIVSTKGRTGGTRLSRPAERITLAEIYRCAVGEKPLWACRPESEHVCLDTGNAARYFAELTAETERAVLESLEHRTLAGAVAEMRRLDREPATT, encoded by the coding sequence GTGCTGGACATCCGGTTCTCCAGTGCCCTGCAGGCGATGCTGTACCTCGCGATCGCCGCCGAGCGCGACGAGCCCACGACGAGCTCCGCACAGCTGGCGGAGGCGCTCGGCACCAACCCGAGCCTCGTCCGCAAGCTGCTGGTGCCGCTCGGCGCGGGCGGGCTGATCGTGTCGACCAAGGGGCGCACCGGCGGCACCCGGCTGAGCCGGCCGGCGGAGCGGATCACCCTCGCCGAGATCTACCGCTGCGCCGTGGGCGAGAAGCCGCTGTGGGCATGCCGGCCGGAGAGCGAGCACGTCTGCCTGGACACCGGGAACGCGGCCCGGTACTTCGCCGAGCTGACCGCCGAGACGGAGCGGGCGGTGCTGGAGTCGCTCGAGCACCGCACCCTCGCCGGCGCCGTCGCCGAGATGCGGCGGCTCGACCGGGAGCCCGCGACGACCTGA
- a CDS encoding NADH:flavin oxidoreductase, producing MSTRAAQILARPLTLGSAELPNRIVMAPMTRAFSPGGVPGDDVAAYYRRRAAAGTGLIITEGTYVDDPSAGDVPTVPFFHGEAALAGWGEVVSGVHEAGGRIMPQLWHVGITRAPGSEPFPEAPTVGPSGIGLDGTEGAGEALTAAGLERIIGAFAEAARQAERVGFDGVELHGAHGYLIDEFLWERTNRRTDSYAGGPAERARFAAEIVAAVRGAVSPDFPIVFRFSQWKAGDYAAKLARTPDELATVLTPLADAGVTAFHASGRRYWEPEFPESGSDLNVAGWARKVTGRPTITVGSVGLDQVFAPEMFAGGTARAGVESVERLLDRLEDDEFDLVAVGRALLADPEWAQKVLEGRESELVPFTKDALQTLH from the coding sequence ATGTCCACGCGCGCAGCACAGATCCTCGCCCGGCCGCTCACCCTCGGCTCCGCCGAGCTGCCGAACCGGATCGTCATGGCCCCGATGACCCGGGCCTTCTCGCCCGGCGGCGTCCCCGGTGACGACGTCGCGGCCTACTACCGGCGCCGCGCCGCGGCGGGCACCGGACTGATCATCACCGAGGGCACCTACGTGGACGACCCGTCCGCGGGCGACGTGCCGACCGTGCCGTTCTTCCACGGCGAGGCGGCGCTGGCCGGCTGGGGCGAGGTCGTCTCGGGCGTGCACGAGGCCGGCGGCCGGATCATGCCGCAGCTCTGGCACGTCGGCATCACCCGCGCCCCCGGCAGCGAGCCGTTCCCGGAGGCCCCGACCGTCGGCCCGTCCGGCATCGGGCTGGACGGGACCGAGGGCGCCGGTGAGGCGCTGACGGCGGCAGGCCTCGAGCGGATCATCGGCGCGTTCGCCGAGGCCGCACGGCAGGCGGAGCGGGTCGGCTTCGACGGCGTCGAGCTGCACGGCGCCCACGGCTACCTGATCGACGAGTTCCTGTGGGAGCGCACCAACCGGCGCACCGACTCCTACGCCGGCGGCCCGGCCGAGCGGGCGCGGTTCGCCGCCGAGATCGTCGCGGCGGTCCGCGGGGCCGTCTCGCCGGACTTCCCGATCGTCTTCCGGTTCTCCCAGTGGAAGGCGGGTGACTACGCCGCGAAGCTCGCGCGGACCCCCGACGAGCTGGCCACCGTGCTCACGCCGCTCGCCGACGCCGGTGTGACCGCGTTCCACGCGTCGGGGCGGCGCTACTGGGAGCCGGAGTTCCCGGAGTCCGGTTCGGACCTGAACGTGGCCGGATGGGCCCGCAAGGTCACCGGCAGGCCGACCATCACGGTCGGTTCCGTCGGCCTGGACCAGGTCTTCGCGCCGGAGATGTTCGCCGGCGGCACCGCCCGGGCCGGGGTGGAGAGCGTCGAGCGCCTGCTGGACCGCCTGGAGGACGACGAGTTCGACCTCGTGGCGGTGGGGCGCGCCCTGCTGGCCGACCCGGAGTGGGCGCAGAAGGTGCTGGAGGGCCGGGAGTCCGAGCTCGTCCCGTTCACCAAGGACGCGCTGCAGACCCTGCACTAG
- a CDS encoding SAM-dependent methyltransferase, with translation MDTVGSDGDAPVPNLDVPNLARMYDYYLGGSHNFAIDREAADRALRAAPHARTFALANRAFLGRVVRGLVAAGIDQFLDLGSGVPTVGNVHEIAQAANPWARVAYVDIEPVAVTAARRLLAGNPRATMTHADVRDPQQVLAAPGVADLLDFGRPVAVLAIAILHALPDADDPAGMVAAYREACAPGSYLAVSHLAATSFSAEQQTVVNEVFDTTPTPVTMRTREQVTGMLAGYTVLDPGVVLLPRWRPEPGGSGDPREDGDANGYGALARLPGPSPDR, from the coding sequence GTGGACACAGTGGGCAGCGACGGTGATGCGCCGGTCCCGAACCTGGACGTGCCGAACCTGGCCCGGATGTACGACTACTACCTCGGTGGGTCCCACAACTTCGCCATCGACCGCGAGGCCGCGGACCGGGCCCTGCGGGCGGCGCCGCACGCCCGCACGTTCGCCCTGGCCAACCGCGCGTTCCTGGGCCGGGTCGTCCGCGGCCTGGTCGCGGCCGGGATCGACCAGTTCCTCGATCTGGGATCGGGGGTGCCGACGGTCGGGAACGTCCACGAGATCGCCCAGGCGGCGAACCCGTGGGCGCGGGTGGCCTACGTGGACATCGAGCCGGTCGCGGTCACGGCCGCTCGCCGGCTGCTGGCCGGCAATCCCCGCGCGACGATGACCCACGCCGACGTCCGTGATCCGCAGCAGGTGCTCGCGGCGCCCGGGGTCGCGGACCTGCTGGACTTCGGGCGTCCGGTCGCCGTGCTGGCCATCGCGATCCTGCACGCCCTGCCCGACGCCGACGATCCCGCCGGGATGGTCGCCGCGTACCGGGAGGCCTGCGCCCCGGGCAGCTACCTGGCCGTCTCCCATCTCGCGGCGACGAGCTTCTCCGCCGAGCAGCAGACCGTCGTCAACGAGGTGTTCGACACCACGCCCACACCCGTCACCATGCGCACCCGGGAGCAGGTCACCGGCATGCTCGCCGGGTACACGGTGCTCGATCCGGGCGTGGTGCTGCTTCCCCGCTGGCGCCCCGAACCCGGCGGGTCCGGTGACCCGCGCGAGGACGGGGACGCCAACGGCTACGGCGCGCTGGCCCGGCTGCCGGGGCCGTCACCGGACCGCTGA
- a CDS encoding type II CAAX prenyl endopeptidase Rce1 family protein yields MSTRTRQTGATAAPPPATTTVRPGWGEIVAGLVLMGIAVYRIPPILGDHAAALGPWYGIALLALPAVAALGGFTTSARARVRSWSAVGVRRASARAVLAGAGAGVAALALTVAVTAVLGAAGVPLGGARPDTTVVGLLVLGLVTPVAQELLLRGVVTSALLRHGAVVGVLGSAVVSAAAAVLVLALLPTASIGVVSAAVVGLVAAELLRRTGSVWPGVAAHVVCTTLALTLVMLS; encoded by the coding sequence ATGTCCACACGGACCCGACAGACCGGTGCGACGGCCGCGCCTCCACCGGCAACCACCACCGTCCGGCCCGGCTGGGGCGAGATCGTCGCCGGCCTGGTCCTCATGGGGATCGCGGTGTACCGGATCCCACCGATCCTCGGCGACCACGCCGCGGCGCTGGGGCCCTGGTACGGCATCGCGCTGCTCGCCCTGCCCGCCGTCGCCGCCCTCGGCGGGTTCACCACCTCGGCCCGGGCGCGCGTCCGGTCCTGGAGCGCCGTCGGTGTCCGCCGGGCCTCCGCGCGGGCCGTGCTCGCCGGCGCCGGCGCCGGGGTCGCCGCGCTGGCGCTGACCGTGGCGGTCACCGCGGTGCTCGGCGCCGCCGGGGTCCCGCTCGGCGGGGCCCGGCCGGACACGACGGTCGTGGGCCTGCTGGTCCTCGGCCTCGTCACACCCGTGGCGCAGGAGCTGCTGCTGCGCGGGGTCGTGACCTCGGCGCTGCTGCGGCACGGTGCGGTCGTCGGGGTGCTGGGCAGCGCGGTCGTGTCGGCCGCCGCCGCGGTGCTCGTCCTCGCGCTGCTGCCCACCGCGTCCATCGGTGTGGTGTCCGCGGCCGTCGTCGGACTCGTCGCCGCGGAGCTCCTGCGGCGCACCGGGTCCGTCTGGCCGGGGGTCGCCGCGCACGTCGTCTGCACGACGCTCGCCCTGACCCTGGTGATGCTGTCGTGA
- a CDS encoding sensor histidine kinase, translating to MGWVSGEERAAWRSRGTDATLFVIAVVVTLQTADRRLGMPGPLPEWFVHLDLVVGLLCCLGLWWRRRYPVALAATLVAVCTFSESASTAALVALFTVAVHCSTRVTLTLTVASLAAFGVFFGFRPEPGIPAWVMVVLLVTGHAAVVAWGMLVRSRRELVASLRERASVAEVEARLRAERSQHEARETLAREMHDVLGHRLSLLSVHAGALAFHRTASAEETARAAEVIRENAHRALQDLREVIGVLRAPVGELPLPGVADITELIDETDRAGTPVELRDAHAVTTGGREVPETVGRTLYRFVQESLTNARKHAPGAPVVVRIEGEPSDHLSAEVENRTPPAPPDVPAAPAGSGEGLRGLAERATLVGGGLDYGPTASGGWRVGMRLPWPA from the coding sequence ATGGGCTGGGTATCAGGCGAGGAGCGGGCGGCGTGGCGCTCCCGCGGGACCGACGCCACGCTGTTCGTGATCGCCGTCGTGGTCACGCTCCAGACCGCCGACCGGCGCCTCGGGATGCCCGGCCCGCTGCCGGAGTGGTTCGTCCACCTCGATCTCGTCGTCGGACTGCTCTGCTGCCTCGGGCTGTGGTGGCGGCGCCGGTACCCGGTCGCACTCGCGGCGACCCTCGTCGCGGTCTGCACGTTCTCCGAGTCGGCGAGCACGGCGGCACTCGTCGCGCTGTTCACCGTGGCGGTCCACTGCTCGACGCGGGTCACGCTGACGCTCACTGTGGCGAGCCTGGCGGCGTTCGGGGTGTTCTTCGGGTTCCGGCCCGAGCCCGGGATCCCGGCCTGGGTCATGGTCGTGCTGCTGGTCACCGGGCACGCCGCCGTCGTCGCGTGGGGCATGCTCGTGCGCAGCCGCCGCGAGCTCGTCGCGTCCCTGCGGGAACGGGCCTCGGTCGCCGAGGTCGAGGCGCGCCTGCGCGCCGAACGCTCCCAGCACGAGGCCCGGGAGACGCTCGCCCGCGAGATGCACGACGTCCTCGGCCACCGGTTGTCGCTGCTCAGCGTCCACGCGGGTGCGCTGGCCTTCCACCGGACGGCGTCGGCGGAGGAGACCGCACGGGCCGCTGAGGTGATCCGGGAGAACGCCCACCGCGCCCTGCAGGACCTCCGCGAGGTCATCGGTGTGCTCCGGGCACCGGTGGGAGAGCTCCCGCTGCCCGGCGTCGCCGACATCACCGAGCTGATCGACGAGACGGACCGGGCCGGGACCCCGGTCGAGCTGCGCGACGCCCACGCGGTGACGACCGGCGGGCGGGAGGTCCCCGAGACGGTGGGGCGGACCCTCTACCGGTTCGTGCAGGAGAGCCTGACGAACGCCCGCAAGCACGCTCCCGGCGCCCCCGTCGTCGTCCGGATCGAGGGCGAGCCCAGCGACCACCTGTCCGCGGAGGTCGAGAACCGGACACCGCCGGCGCCACCGGACGTCCCCGCCGCCCCGGCCGGGTCGGGGGAGGGTCTGCGCGGGCTGGCCGAGCGGGCGACGCTCGTCGGCGGAGGGCTGGACTACGGCCCGACGGCGTCGGGTGGGTGGCGGGTCGGGATGCGGCTACCGTGGCCGGCGTGA
- a CDS encoding response regulator transcription factor, with amino-acid sequence MAGVSTEPAPTVDVLVVDDDPVVRFGLTMMLRGAPDIRVVAEAGDGAEAIELAERHAPDVVLMDIRMPGTDGLTATETLRRRPRSPQVVVLTTFDADAHVLRALRAGAAGFLLKDTPPDELVLAIRHAAAGRPVLSPEVTRRLIDRVAGGGEDSARDVARRRLAVLAERERAVAIELGAGRSNAEIAARHHVSIATVKTHVSAILTKLDLNNRVQVALLVHDAGLDRTG; translated from the coding sequence GTGGCCGGCGTGAGCACCGAGCCCGCCCCGACCGTCGACGTGCTGGTCGTGGACGACGACCCGGTCGTCCGATTCGGACTGACGATGATGCTGCGTGGTGCCCCCGACATCCGGGTGGTCGCCGAGGCCGGTGACGGCGCCGAGGCGATCGAGCTCGCCGAGCGGCACGCACCGGACGTGGTGCTCATGGACATCCGGATGCCCGGCACCGACGGGCTGACCGCGACCGAGACGCTGCGCCGGCGTCCCCGGTCCCCGCAGGTCGTCGTGCTCACGACGTTCGACGCCGACGCGCACGTCCTGCGGGCGCTGCGGGCCGGAGCGGCCGGGTTCCTGCTCAAGGACACCCCGCCCGACGAGCTCGTCCTCGCCATCCGGCACGCGGCGGCGGGGCGCCCGGTGCTCTCGCCCGAGGTCACCCGGCGGCTCATCGACCGCGTGGCCGGCGGAGGGGAGGACTCGGCCCGCGACGTGGCGCGCCGCAGACTGGCGGTGCTCGCCGAGCGGGAACGCGCGGTCGCGATCGAGCTCGGCGCCGGACGGTCGAACGCCGAGATCGCCGCCCGACACCACGTCAGCATCGCCACGGTCAAGACCCACGTCTCGGCCATCCTGACCAAGCTCGACCTGAACAACCGGGTCCAGGTGGCGCTGCTCGTCCACGACGCGGGCCTCGACCGGACGGGCTGA
- a CDS encoding DEAD/DEAH box helicase, with protein sequence MTGARGSSPTGRPPRRAGPSSSSGSTSWRGRWRRPPVRDAGLLALLSEDAVVSDEARALTRDVLREAGVEPADSTVTEVVPPPEPTVTASRPGVVPQSVVSRQMANPFLAPDLSAARPSTTRPTPLTGWELLDPLLRSFERAGTGASACMSLPEPDDRPARSRVDLMPHQAGLVAAAADGHRTFLLADEPGLGKTAQALLAAEAADAYPLLVVVPNVVKTNWVREAERWTPRHPATVIYGDGDSIDGFADVVVVNYDVLDRHVGWLGGFGFRGMVIDEAHFIKNKTSQRSQHVLELSERIRAFTPRPLLMALTGTPLINDIEDFLAIWQFLGWIDGKKPLPDLMNALTATGLTPADPRFYAAARQCVVDLGIVRRRKIDVAADIPARRIADLPVELDGPAGRSIRAAERDLARRMVERYSDALANRRSGAVVDGIDHDLVRQVARWEQKDALSSPSGDNVFGTMRRIGRAKGGLAADYAAQLARSAGKVVFFAKHVEVMDTAEELFARQGMRFASIRGDQTAAARQRNIDAFTNDPDVAVAVCSLTAAGVGINLQVASDIVLAELSWTAAEQTQAIDRCHRIGQTAPVTAWRVIAAQTIDARIAELIDGKAGLADQALDGIEDDGDSSGDIQLEAMVSLLTTALSEAPAHHGT encoded by the coding sequence GTGACGGGCGCGCGCGGATCCTCGCCGACGGGCAGACCACCGAGGCGCGCCGGTCCGAGCAGCTCAAGCGGCTCGACGAGCTGGCGCGGACGCTGGCGTCGACCGCCCGTCCGCGACGCGGGGCTTCTGGCCCTGCTCAGCGAGGACGCCGTCGTCTCCGACGAGGCGCGGGCGCTCACCCGGGACGTGCTGCGCGAGGCCGGCGTCGAACCGGCCGACAGCACGGTCACCGAGGTCGTCCCGCCCCCGGAGCCCACGGTCACGGCGAGCAGGCCCGGGGTGGTGCCGCAGTCGGTCGTGTCGCGGCAGATGGCCAACCCCTTCCTCGCACCCGACCTGTCGGCCGCCCGGCCCAGCACGACCCGCCCCACCCCGCTCACCGGCTGGGAGCTGCTCGACCCGCTGCTGCGGTCGTTCGAGCGCGCCGGGACGGGTGCCTCGGCCTGCATGTCCCTCCCCGAGCCGGACGACCGGCCCGCGCGGAGCCGCGTGGACCTCATGCCCCACCAGGCCGGGCTGGTCGCGGCGGCCGCGGACGGGCACCGGACCTTCCTGCTCGCCGACGAGCCGGGGCTCGGCAAGACCGCCCAGGCGCTGCTGGCCGCGGAGGCCGCGGACGCCTACCCGTTGCTCGTCGTCGTGCCCAACGTCGTGAAGACGAACTGGGTGCGTGAGGCGGAGCGCTGGACGCCGCGGCACCCCGCCACCGTGATCTACGGCGACGGCGACTCGATCGACGGGTTCGCCGACGTCGTCGTCGTGAACTACGACGTGCTCGACCGGCACGTCGGGTGGCTCGGCGGCTTCGGGTTCCGCGGGATGGTCATCGACGAGGCGCACTTCATCAAGAACAAGACCTCCCAGCGTTCGCAGCACGTCCTGGAGCTGTCCGAGCGGATCCGGGCCTTCACCCCGCGCCCGCTGCTGATGGCCCTCACCGGCACCCCGCTGATCAACGACATCGAGGACTTCCTCGCCATCTGGCAGTTCCTGGGCTGGATCGACGGGAAGAAGCCGCTGCCCGACCTGATGAACGCCCTGACCGCGACCGGGCTGACGCCGGCCGACCCGCGCTTCTACGCCGCGGCCCGGCAGTGCGTCGTCGATCTCGGCATCGTCCGCAGGCGCAAGATCGACGTCGCCGCCGACATCCCGGCGCGGCGCATCGCCGACCTGCCCGTCGAGCTCGACGGCCCCGCCGGCCGGTCGATCCGCGCGGCCGAACGCGATCTCGCCCGGCGCATGGTCGAGCGCTACTCCGACGCCCTCGCGAACCGGCGGTCCGGCGCGGTCGTCGACGGCATCGACCACGACCTGGTGCGCCAGGTCGCGCGGTGGGAGCAGAAGGACGCGCTGTCCTCCCCGAGCGGTGACAACGTGTTCGGCACGATGCGCCGCATCGGCCGGGCCAAGGGCGGGCTCGCGGCCGACTACGCGGCCCAGCTCGCCCGCAGCGCCGGCAAGGTCGTCTTCTTCGCCAAGCACGTCGAGGTGATGGACACGGCCGAGGAGCTGTTCGCCCGGCAGGGGATGCGGTTCGCCTCGATCCGCGGTGACCAGACGGCCGCCGCGCGCCAGCGCAACATCGACGCGTTCACGAACGACCCGGACGTCGCCGTCGCGGTCTGCTCGCTCACCGCGGCCGGGGTGGGGATCAACCTGCAGGTCGCGTCGGACATCGTGCTCGCGGAGCTGTCCTGGACCGCCGCCGAGCAGACCCAGGCCATCGACCGCTGCCACCGCATCGGCCAGACCGCGCCGGTCACCGCCTGGCGGGTCATCGCCGCGCAGACGATCGACGCGCGGATCGCCGAGCTGATCGACGGCAAGGCCGGGCTGGCCGACCAGGCCCTCGACGGCATCGAGGACGACGGTGACTCGTCGGGTGACATCCAGCTCGAGGCGATGGTGTCGCTGCTGACGACGGCGTTGTCGGAGGCACCGGCGCACCACGGCACCTGA